A window of Macrotis lagotis isolate mMagLag1 chromosome X, bilby.v1.9.chrom.fasta, whole genome shotgun sequence contains these coding sequences:
- the LOC141499332 gene encoding adenosine 3'-phospho 5'-phosphosulfate transporter 2-like has product TTLFYPFQVLYSYSIGFVYILLGLTCTTGLSPAVAFCSKHPVQTYGYAFLFSLTGYFGISFVLALIKIFGALLAVTVTTGRKAMTIVLSFIFFAKPFTFQYVWSGLLVVLGIFLNVYSKNMDKIKLPSLYSLLNKKMEDRKTRTLAQTV; this is encoded by the exons accactttATTTTATCCATTCCAGGTTTTGTATTCCTATTCAATAGGTTTTGTGTACATTTTATTGGGATTGACATGCACTACTGGATTAAGCCCTGCAGTAGCATTTTGTTCAAAG CATCCAGTGCAGACGTATGGCTATGCATTCCTTTTCTCCCTTACTGGATACTTTGGAATCTCCTTTGTTCTGGCTTTGATTAAAATTTTCGGTGCACTTCTTGCTGTAACAG TAACAACAGGAAGAAAAGCAATGACCATTGtgctttcctttatattctttgctaagccattcacatTTCA GTATGTGTGGTCTGGTCTGTTAGTTGTACTTggtatatttctaaatgtttacaGCAAAAATATGGATAAAATCAAGCTTCCATCACTATACAgtctattaaataaaaaaatggaagacagaAAGACAAGGACGTTGGCACAAACAGTATAG